Within the Aeromicrobium sp. Root236 genome, the region CGCGTGGGGCCTTGGACTCGGTCCAGGGCTCCACACGCTCGCTCCGGGAAACCGATTCGAAGGGAGATCGCAGTGCTGATCTCATCTGTAGACGTACGCCTGGTGGACGTGCCGCCAGCCGAGCCGCAGTTTCACTGGCGAGCTGGCCTGATGTCCTCGCCGCGGGGCGTGACGTCAGCCGGTGTCCTCCGAATCGAGACCGAGAGCGGCCATGTAGGCGAGGCGTACTGCGTGCGAGGGCCGATCTTCAGCGACATCGTTGACCGTGTCCTTCGTGATGCGTTGATCGGCAAGGACGCCTCGTTGCGGGAGTGGCTGTGGCACCTGGTGTGGGAAGCCGACAGAATCGAGGAGCTCCCGATCTACACGTTGGGCGTCGTGGACGTCGCGTTGTGGGACATGGCTGGACGGCGGTATGGGGTCCCTGCGTACGAGTTGATGGGTGGATACCGGCGAGAAATACCGGCTTACGCGTCGACCAGCACGTTTGGTGACGTCGCCGAATTTCTTGACGTGGCGGATCAATGTTTGGCACTGGGCTATAAGGCGATCAAACTTCACGCATGGGGCAATGCGCGAGCTGACGCTGAACTCTGCGTCCGGTTAAGAGAGCATGTTGGCGACGACGTCGACCTGATGTACGACGGCTCGGCTGGATTCGACCTGGCCGACGCGGTCTACCTCGGTGATGCGATCGCCAGCGCCGGCTACCGGTGGTACGAAGAACCGATGCGAGAGGCCAGCATCGGTGCGTATGAAGTACTCGCGACCAAAACGCGTGCCCCGCTTCTCGTGGCAGAGACCTCGGACGGCAGCCACTACAACGCCGCAGACTTCATCCGGTCAGGCTGCGCGACCTATGTGCGGACGAGCTCCATGTACAAGGGCGGGTTCACAGGCGCCCTACGCACGGCCCATCTCGCCGAGGCTCACATGCTGCGTGCGGAGGTTCACGCCCCAGGGATCGAGAGTCAGCATCTGTGCATGTCGATTCCGAGCTGCACCTACTACGAGTCTCTTGTCACGTCGAATCCCGTGAGGCGTGAGCTGGCCGTGACCGACCAGGGCCTGGTCCTGGCCCCTGAAGGACCAGGAGTAGGCCTTCCCGAGTTCGCTCGCCTCTAGTCAGTTCTCACAATCCCTCCGAAGGAGCTTCATGACGTTCGCACGTGCCGGAGCGCTAGTACTCGAGCGCTCTGTCGTCTCAGTTGAGGCGGGTGTCTGGCCTGACCTGTCTGGCCCGGTCGACATCGACGCGAGCAGCTGTGAGCGAATCCCGGAGATTCGCCGGGCGACTGAGAGAGGGGAGTTCCCGCGTACTGAGGGCGCTTTGGAGAGTCGGCGGCTCACCGGGCGGCTGGTCTCGACCGATCATGGCGCGCGAGGTGTGTGGTCTCTCGCCGATCCGCGCAACGGTCCAAACACGGGCGCCGCCCTCGAGGCTGACGGTGGAACGATGAGCTTGGTCGTGCCCGAATGAATGGGTCGGAACGGACACATTCTCCTGCCTCACTGGGTATGGGGACGGCAGGCATCGGGAACTTGCGCGAGGCCGTCTCAGATGATGCGGCCCGCGACACCGTCGGCGCGGCGATCGAGAGTGGTCTCGAGGTTTTCGACACGGCGCCGCACTACGGACTCGGGCTCGCCGAAGAGCGACTGGGTCAGGCGATAAAGGACATCGGCGTCACGGGGCTTCGAGTCATGACAAAGGTGGGTCGAGTTCTGGAGCCGAACCCTTCGCCGACCGGGTCAGACCTTCCCGCCGGCGGATTCGCGGTCTCGGACGTCCTCCGGCGACGGTTCGACTTCAGCGCTGCCGGTATCAAACGCAGCTGCGAAGAAAGCCTTGCGAGACTGCAAATCGATGCGTTGGACACGATCTTCCTCCACGACCCTGAAGGTCACATGCCTCAGGCGCGTGACGAGGGCGTGTGGGCAGCGCTCGACCTGAAACGAGCGGGAGTGGCTCGCCGCGTTGGTGTGGCCACGAACAGCGCGGTGACTGCGTCTGCCTTCGCTGAGGATGGGTTGGTAGACGTGGTGATGCTGGCCGGTCGGTGGACGCTCCTCGATCGCACGGGGGAGGCTGCTCTGGACGCCTGTGCGGCCAAGGGAATCGCCGTCTATTGCGCGGCTCCGTACAACTCCGGAATCCTCGCAGAACCTGTGGTCCGTCGCGCTGCGAGCTTCGACTATGCAGAAGCGTCTACTGCGATGCTCGATCTCGCAGATCAGATGGCGAATCTCTGCCGAGACTACGGCGCTGTCCTGCCTCAGGCCGCGTTGCAGTTCCCGCTCAGACACCCGGCCGTCGAACGCGTGATCGTCGGAGCCCGAGCTCCCGCCGAGATTCGTGAAACCGCACGCCGTTTCGCAGCGCCGGTCGACCACCTCGGCCTGTGGCGCGAGCTTGACGAACTTGCCGTTTCCAGTCCACTTTTCAAATCAGCTTAGGGAGAACGCTATGAAGATCGTCTCGATAAAGGCCACCCCCATCACCGTTCCGCTCGTTAAACCGGTTCGCTGGTCGTTCGGGGTCGAGACCACGACGACCCGCGTCATTGTGGAGCTCATGACGGATGAAGGCCTCGTCGGCATCGGTGAGACCCGCGGAGGCGACGAAGTGGTCAACGCGCTCAAACTCCATGAAGACCTCGTCCTGGGAGTGGACCCCTTCGACGTTTGGAAGATTGCCCGCCGGTTCGGGATCTTTCGCATGACGAGTGAGCAGCTGGCGCTGGTCGGAGCCGCGAAGCTCGCCGGCGCTGCCGTTGAGATGGCGTGCTGGGATCTGATGGGCAAGGCTCTGGGGAAGAGCTGTTCTGACCTGTGGGGAGGGGCGCAGAAACCCAGTGTGGAATTCGCCGCGTACGCGTTCTACCGTTACGACTCGCCGAATCATGTTGGCGCGGGAGACCGCGCTGAGGGCATTGTCGACCACGCGGAGGAGCTAGTCGAAACGCATGGTTTCCGCGATGTGAAGCTTAAGAACGGGGTGCTGCACCCTGACGAGGAGCTGAAGTCGGTCGAGATGACGCGCGAGCGGCTGGCTGGCCGTATGCGTTACCTGCGACTGGATCCGAATGGAGTCTGGTCAGTGGAGACCTCCATTCGATTCCTCAACGCGATCGAGGGTCACGACATAGAGTTCTGCGAGGACCCCACGTGGGGTTTGCAAGGTATGTCGCTGGTGCGCGACCGTGTGCGCGTGCCGCTCGCGACGAACATGGCTTTGGTCAACTTCGAGCAGTTCCCCATCGCGGCGCAGGTGCGAGGCGTGGACATCGTGCTCGGCGACGTTCACTTCTGGGGCGGACCGCTGGCAGTCCTGCAACTCGCCAAGTGCTGCGAGACCTTCAATATGGGAATGAGTATGCACAGCGACCGGGAACTCGGTATCTCGACTGCAGCGATCCTGCACCTTGCAGCCGCAGAGCCCGGGATCAGTCACAGCATCGACTCGCACCTCCCTGAGCAGAGCGATGACGTCATCGCTGAACCTTTCGTCTTCGAGGAGGGTCGGCTCACCGTGCCTACGGGTCCGGGCCTCGGCGTGGAGCTCGATCCGGACAAGCTTCAGCGATACGCCGAGCACCACCGCAAGGTCGGCGAGGCCAGCGAGTTCAGCGATCCAGGCGACCCCTCGTTCATTCCCCGCCTCCCGAAGTTCTGATCGTGACCACTCTCCGGGTCGGGGTTGCGAGCATCATTCAGGAGACGAATACCTTCGCCCCAAACCTCACGGGCATCGACAATTTCACCAGTCAGGGCTTGTGGTTCGGGGACGAGGCGATCCGCCGCACGGCTGGGGTGAACTGCGAGTTCACGGGTGCAGTCGAGCAGCTCGAAAGTGACGGTATTGCACCGGTACCTCTTGTCAGGGCCTGGGCTCTCGCGAGTGGACGCCTTACAGACGAAACCTTGCTTGTCCTGATTGATCACCTGCAGTCGACCCTTCTGGCCGCTGGCGAGCTTGATGGTGTCGTGCTCTGCCTCCATGGTGCCTTGGCCTCAGAGGCGTCGGATTGTGCCGATTCGGATCTTGTTGCTGCGGCGCGTGCAGTTGTCGGACACTCGTGCCCAATCGTCGTAACCCTTGACCTCCACGCGAACGTGACGGCGTCGATGATCGAAGGCTGTGACGCTGTCGTGGGGTTCAAGACCTATCCCCACATCGACCAAAGCAAGACTGGAGCGCAGGCGGCGAGGATCATGAAGGCGATTCTCAATGACCCGGAGATCGTTGAAACGGTTGCTGCGAAAAGGCCAATGCTCGTGCCGGCGGAGAGCCAGAGTACGACCGACGGCCCGCTCGTCGAAGCTGTCCGACTCGCGGAGCAGGCGATCAGCGACTCAATCCTCGATGTGTCGATCTTCCCCGTGCAACCCTGGTTGGACGTAGAAGAACTCGGCCTTGCCGTGACTGTCACGCATCTCGGTGACAGGGAGGCTGCGATGTCTATCGCGGAAGAGATTGCAACCAACATTTGGGGCCGGCGACACCAGTTCGCGGTCGAACTCGTTCCTGTCGAGGAAGCGATCGCTCGCGCTTCCCGCAGTTTTGAGATGGCCCATGGGCTCACCCTGCTCGTTCATTCCTCAGATTCGCCCACAGCTGGCGCCGCGGCGGACAGCCCGCTGCTTCTTAGGTCGGTCTTGAAGTCGGCGAGCACGCCTCCCTGCCTATTGACACTGGTCGATCCTGATGTGGCCCGAATGTGCCAGAGTCTCGCACCAAATGATCTGCTCGAGACCGTCGTAGGTGCCTCTCTCGAGACCCGATGGGCACGGCCCCTTTCGTTGGAGGCGGTGCTCCTGGACAGGGGTTCTGGCTCAGTGCGTCTCAACGGAGCCGTCATGGAGGGACAGGACGTCTCCGTCGGCGCCTGGGCCGTGTTGCAGTGCGGTCATCACCGAGTCCTTGTGACGGAAGAGCCGACGCCCACCTTCGATCCTGCGGGATACGAGAGCTTCGGAGTGTCATTGGACGGGATTGCGGCAGTGGAAGTGCGATCCGCGAACCTTTTCCGTAGCGGATGGCACGGGAGATACGCCAACGCCATCTTCCTCGATTTGCCCGGCGCCAGCACCCCGCGCCTGGAGACCCTCGAGTTTCATCGAGCGCCGGCGGTCTTTCCTCTGGTCGACGCCGTGCTTGAGGCGTAGGTAGTGGATCCTTCAACACTTCGGCCAATAGGTCAGATGCGCGCGTCACTTGGCGAGGGGCCCTTTTGGGACTCGTCGACAGAAAACATCCATTGGATTGACCTGGCCGAAGGCAGGATCCTGAGGACTGACCCTCTGACTGCTAAGACCAATGTGGTGTCAGTCGGCAAGCAGATCGGGGCGGTATGGCCGATGGAATCCGGCGACCGAGTGGTAGCCCACGAGACCGGCATCGGGGTGCTGCACGGCGAAGGCCCAGTCGTCGACATACCTCCAGTACTCGCATCCGACGAACGCTGCAATGACGCCCGGCCAGATGCATGCGGTCGTCTGTGGTTCGGCACGACCGCCAAAGTCCCCACGCCGGGCCGCGGATGCCTCTACCGCCTGGACACCGATTGGTCGCTCACGAGGGTTCTCGACGGGCTGGGGCTGCCCAATGGGCTGGGGTGGTCACCAGATGGCTATGAGTTCTACCTGGTAGACAGCCTTGACAGGACCATTCGGGCCTACTCTTTCGACCCCGAAGGGGGAGACCTCTCCAAGTGCCGAGTACTCGTGAGGTTCTCTGAGGAAGAGGGCTTGCCCGACGGTTGCGCGGTCGACCGCGCAGGGCATCTGTGGGTCGCGATGTGGGGTGGAGGAACAATTCTCGAACTCGATGCGGACGGGAAGATAGTGCAGCGGGTCAACCTTCCAGTGATGTACCCGACGTCCTGCGCAATCGGGGGACAGGATGGCGACACGATGTACATCACCTCGGCCCAGGTAACGTCGAATCCCTCGCCGCACGATCTTGACGGGCGGTTGCTTTCCGTCGAAATGTCTTCTCCGGCTGGGAAGATAGTGACCCCGCGCTTCGGTGGTCGGCCACGACCGGTCGGCGATGGGATCGACCGACGGAGGCCGAAGGGTTCGGCCCCTACTCGGTGATTAGTTTCGCGGTCGCCATCAGCGCTTCGGCGACCGTCGGCACTTCGTCCATGCTGAAATGCGCGGCAGGCGCACTCATGCTGATAGCGGCTCCAGAATCCCCGGGCAATGCCACAGCCACACATCGGCCGCCGACTTCGTTTTCGCAGTCATCGATTGCGTAGCCCCGTAGCCGCGATTGCTGGACGTCGCTCTTCAGCACCGAGCGCTTGGTGATTGTTCGATCCGTCCGAGCCGTAAGGTCGATGTGCGCGATCAGTTGATCGGCCTGATCTTCGGGCATGGTTGCGAGGAGCGCTTTGCCCAGCGCTGTGCAGTGCAAGGGCTCTCGATCGCCTGGCCGGCTCGCGATTCGCATCGATGCGGCGCTCTCGACAATCGCCAAGTACACGACGCTGTCATTCTCCAAGAGTCCCAGGTTGGCCGTGTATCCGTACTGATCGCGAAGCTTCTCGAGGTGGTGCACGCTCCGCTCGGTGAGACTCTCTAGGTGACTGACCTGAAGAAGTTTCAAACCCCGCCCAAGCCTGTACAGAGTGCCGTCTGGTGACCTCTCCACATACCCTCGGGCCTCGAGCGCGGTCAGATACCGATGAGTCGATCCTTTGGCGAGATGACAGCGCTTGGAGATGGCGGTGAGTGAGTCGCCACCGCGCGAGGCGGCCAGAGCCTCAAGAATGTCGCAGACACGATCGACGGATCTCAGACCGCTGTCGGACTCGTACGTCATTGTTCCCCTTGCTCAGCTCGATCCGTGGGTTCTCCGCCCAGACGCAGAATACGCTCTTGGTCCACTTGGCGGAACAGCGGTCGGATCCGCGCTGGCCCGATAAGCGAGCATTGCAGCAAGAAGCGGCAGAAGCGATCTGAGAAACCGTTCCAGAAACCTTCACGTGTTCCACTGTATGATGTTAAGATTCTATCCACTGGAACAAGGGAGACTCTTAATGTCGAACGGCTCGCGCGACTACGCCGAGGTTGCCGATCATCTGCATACCGCAGTTGTCAGTGACATATTGGACCACCTCGGCTACCGCAACCAAGTGCTGAGCCCCGGCATCGGTTGCGTCGCTGGGCCGCCGAGAGTTGTGGGTAGGGCAAGGACCGCGAGAGTTCGACCGGTCGGGGAGTCGCCTGCTGAACCGTATGCCTTGTTACTCAAAGGCATTGACAGTCTCCAGAGCGACGATGTGTTGGTGCTCGCCAGCGATGGTCGGCAGAGCAGCGGCCTGTTCGGCGGCCTGCTCGGCACCGCGGTTGTGGCAGCTGGTGCCAAGGGCGTTTTGCTCGACGGTTTGACGCGCGACCAGGCCGAACTTGAGCGACTCGGGCTTCCGACCTTCGCGGCTGGATGCTCACCGCTGGACTCCTTGGGTCGAGATGATGTCGATGCTCTTGATCTCGCCGTGTCGATGCACGGCGTCGTGATCGCAACAGGGGATCTCGTTGTCGCTGACGAAGACGGCGTCGTGATCGTGCCCGGGAATCTCGTGGAATCGGTCATTCCAGCGGCACTCGAGAAGCGCGGTCGGGAGTCGGAGATGAGAGCCGCTTTGCGTGACGGGATGTCAGCCAGCGAAGCGTTCAGAAAGTTCGGCGTGTTGTGACGAGTCTCATCGCCCGCCCAACGGCAGAAGTGGGCAACTCATGAGAGTCGTCGTGACAGGTGCGCTGGGGTTGGTCGGCACGGCAGTCGTGGACGAGCTCGTGCGGTGGGGCCACGATGTCCGCGGGCTCGACCGTGGTGTGGGGCCGATTGGATCTTCGCTGGTGACGTCTCGCGATCTCACATCGCGCGAAGGGCTCGAAAGCTGCTTCGCAGATTGTGACGCCCTCGTTCACCTCGCCGCGATCTCCCGTCCGTGGGAGCATCCCGACTCAGAGGTGTTCACGAACAACACGGTCACGACCTTCAATGTTCTCGATGCTGCGGCGAGCGCCGGCGTCCGCGCCGCCGTCATTGCATCGAGCATTTCGATTCTCGGACTGGTCTGGGGTCGCATCAACCAGGCGCCGCTAGAACTCCCGATTACGGAGGATTCGCCGCTCCAAATTCGCGATCCGTACGCCCTCAGCAAGCAGGTGGACGAAGCGACTGGTCGGGTCATCAGCCAGCAGCACGGAATGACGGTCCTCGCCTACCGCTTCCCGGACATGGGGGACCCGACATATCTCTCGGCCAGGGCGGCAGCGATCGTCGAGGATCCATCACTCGGATCGCGCGAGCTGTGGGGCTACTTGTCGCTCTCGGATGCGGCGCGCGCCGTCCGGCTCGGGCTGGAACGAGAGATTGAAGGATTTCACGTGCTGAACGTGTGTGCCGACTCGTCCCTAGGTGGGATCGACGTACAGGAGTACGTCCGGAGCACTTATCCCGAGACTCGTTTCACACGCGAGATAGCTGCCGGGTCCTCGGCCTACGACACGTCTCGGGCGCGTCAACTCATCGCCTTCGAACCTGCCAGCTGGGACCAGCTTTTCGACACTGAATCATCCGACGACGTGCGATCTGCCAACACCGATGAAGGGAAAGTTAAATGAACCGAGTACGCCGCAAGAGGCTTGTCCTTGGCCTCGTAATGAGTATGGGACTGGTCGGCCTCACGGCCTGTTCGGGGGGGTCAGACGACAAGGCAAGCGATGGGACGATCTTGGTGTGGACCGACGCTGAACGCCAGGTCGGGTTCAAGCAGTTCCAGAAGGAAAATCCCGACATCAAGATGAAGATCGAAACCTTCGACCCTGCATCGCTGCTGACAAAGATTCAACTCTTCAACCGCACGAAGAAGGGCTGGCCTGACGTCATCTTCAGCCAGACCCCCTCAGACGCGGCAGCCCTCAACAGTCCCCTTTACGACTTTGCGCTCAATCTGAAGAGCCACTTGTCGGATGACGTGGTCGCCGGCTTCAAGACGACGAACACGGATTGTCAGATCGACGGCGGGGTCTACTGCCTCAAGAACGATCTCGCGCAATCGGTCCTCTGGTATGACACAAAACTCATGGACAAGTTCGGCTACGAGGTTCCGAAAACGTGGCCCGAGTATGAGGCGTTGGGCGAGCGAGTCGCGAAGGAACATCCCGGCTACATCGTCGGGACCGCTGGATTCAAGCACGTCTACAACGACTTCCTGTGGTCGAGCGGGTGCCCGTTGCAGGAGGCTGTGGCCGCCAAGGAAGTCCGCATCGATACCGAGGCGGAGGAGTGCACGCGAGTCGCCACGATGTTGGACAACCTGATCGACGCGGGCTCGGTGTCCCGTGAGGGACCCTTCGACCCCGGTGTCACCAAACTGGGCCAGCAGGGCAAGATCCTCATGCTCCCCAGTGCTGCATGGTACGGCGACTTTGTCTTCAAACCCGAGGGAGGATTCCACACGAAGCCCGGCAGGCTCGCTGCGGCTGCGTACCCGACCTGGCCTGGGGCCAAGGCCAACTACTCGGGAGCGAGCGGGGGCGGAGTTTACATCGTTTCGAAGCACTCGAAGAACGTTGACGATGCCGTCAAGATCGCAACCTGGATGGCCACCGACACGACTTACCAGGCGAAGGCCGCGACCTACCCAGCATTCGTGCCTGCCGCGGAGGCATGGGGCAAGCGGCTCGAGACGGACAAGTTCTACGCGACGAACCCGTTTGCCGTACTTCAGGCTCAGGCCAGTCTGATCAATCCGGTTGTCTCCAACACGCGGTACAGCGTCGACGACGCCGTAACTGCGACGATCGTGCAATCCGTGCGTAGCGGCGGGTCAGTCACGGACGCCCTCCCGACACTGCAGACCCAGTTGAGGAGCTTGGCTCAATCTGTTGGATACGCAGTCAAGTAGGACTCGCCAGGGCGGGGGTGTGGCTCGGTCTAGCATCACCGAGCCACACCCCAGCCGATCACCACGGACGAAAATGAGACGAGCATCATGAGTCAGCGCGTCAACATGCAAGCGGTGAGCTCGGTCCCACCAGCTCCCATTGGCCTGGGTTCCAAGGTTGACCTTCAGGGCGGTGTGACACCACCGAGACGGCGAAGGCGCGAACGTCGAGATTTGGCGTCGTCGCTGTTCGTGGTGCCGTACGTCCTGTTGTTGCTCGCCTTCGGGATCGGGCCGACGTTCTACGCGCTCTACGAGTCCCTCGTAGATGAACGAACAGAAGGGGGTGGGCTAGGCCTTCAGAACTTCGGCCGTCTCCTGGACGATTTTCGCTTTTGGCCGTCGGTGACGCACGTGGCCATCTTCATGGGCATCTGGTTGCCAGTCATGGTGGTGGGAGTGGTCGTGCTTGCATTGCTACTGCATGAGAAGCAGAGCAGGTTCAGTGGTGCCATGCGACTGATCTTTTTT harbors:
- a CDS encoding ABC transporter substrate-binding protein translates to MNRVRRKRLVLGLVMSMGLVGLTACSGGSDDKASDGTILVWTDAERQVGFKQFQKENPDIKMKIETFDPASLLTKIQLFNRTKKGWPDVIFSQTPSDAAALNSPLYDFALNLKSHLSDDVVAGFKTTNTDCQIDGGVYCLKNDLAQSVLWYDTKLMDKFGYEVPKTWPEYEALGERVAKEHPGYIVGTAGFKHVYNDFLWSSGCPLQEAVAAKEVRIDTEAEECTRVATMLDNLIDAGSVSREGPFDPGVTKLGQQGKILMLPSAAWYGDFVFKPEGGFHTKPGRLAAAAYPTWPGAKANYSGASGGGVYIVSKHSKNVDDAVKIATWMATDTTYQAKAATYPAFVPAAEAWGKRLETDKFYATNPFAVLQAQASLINPVVSNTRYSVDDAVTATIVQSVRSGGSVTDALPTLQTQLRSLAQSVGYAVK
- a CDS encoding IclR family transcriptional regulator — encoded protein: MTYESDSGLRSVDRVCDILEALAASRGGDSLTAISKRCHLAKGSTHRYLTALEARGYVERSPDGTLYRLGRGLKLLQVSHLESLTERSVHHLEKLRDQYGYTANLGLLENDSVVYLAIVESAASMRIASRPGDREPLHCTALGKALLATMPEDQADQLIAHIDLTARTDRTITKRSVLKSDVQQSRLRGYAIDDCENEVGGRCVAVALPGDSGAAISMSAPAAHFSMDEVPTVAEALMATAKLITE
- a CDS encoding aldo/keto reductase, whose translation is MGTAGIGNLREAVSDDAARDTVGAAIESGLEVFDTAPHYGLGLAEERLGQAIKDIGVTGLRVMTKVGRVLEPNPSPTGSDLPAGGFAVSDVLRRRFDFSAAGIKRSCEESLARLQIDALDTIFLHDPEGHMPQARDEGVWAALDLKRAGVARRVGVATNSAVTASAFAEDGLVDVVMLAGRWTLLDRTGEAALDACAAKGIAVYCAAPYNSGILAEPVVRRAASFDYAEASTAMLDLADQMANLCRDYGAVLPQAALQFPLRHPAVERVIVGARAPAEIRETARRFAAPVDHLGLWRELDELAVSSPLFKSA
- a CDS encoding NAD(P)-dependent oxidoreductase; translation: MRVVVTGALGLVGTAVVDELVRWGHDVRGLDRGVGPIGSSLVTSRDLTSREGLESCFADCDALVHLAAISRPWEHPDSEVFTNNTVTTFNVLDAAASAGVRAAVIASSISILGLVWGRINQAPLELPITEDSPLQIRDPYALSKQVDEATGRVISQQHGMTVLAYRFPDMGDPTYLSARAAAIVEDPSLGSRELWGYLSLSDAARAVRLGLEREIEGFHVLNVCADSSLGGIDVQEYVRSTYPETRFTREIAAGSSAYDTSRARQLIAFEPASWDQLFDTESSDDVRSANTDEGKVK
- a CDS encoding enolase C-terminal domain-like protein; amino-acid sequence: MLISSVDVRLVDVPPAEPQFHWRAGLMSSPRGVTSAGVLRIETESGHVGEAYCVRGPIFSDIVDRVLRDALIGKDASLREWLWHLVWEADRIEELPIYTLGVVDVALWDMAGRRYGVPAYELMGGYRREIPAYASTSTFGDVAEFLDVADQCLALGYKAIKLHAWGNARADAELCVRLREHVGDDVDLMYDGSAGFDLADAVYLGDAIASAGYRWYEEPMREASIGAYEVLATKTRAPLLVAETSDGSHYNAADFIRSGCATYVRTSSMYKGGFTGALRTAHLAEAHMLRAEVHAPGIESQHLCMSIPSCTYYESLVTSNPVRRELAVTDQGLVLAPEGPGVGLPEFARL
- a CDS encoding RraA family protein, with the protein product MSNGSRDYAEVADHLHTAVVSDILDHLGYRNQVLSPGIGCVAGPPRVVGRARTARVRPVGESPAEPYALLLKGIDSLQSDDVLVLASDGRQSSGLFGGLLGTAVVAAGAKGVLLDGLTRDQAELERLGLPTFAAGCSPLDSLGRDDVDALDLAVSMHGVVIATGDLVVADEDGVVIVPGNLVESVIPAALEKRGRESEMRAALRDGMSASEAFRKFGVL
- a CDS encoding M81 family metallopeptidase, with translation MTTLRVGVASIIQETNTFAPNLTGIDNFTSQGLWFGDEAIRRTAGVNCEFTGAVEQLESDGIAPVPLVRAWALASGRLTDETLLVLIDHLQSTLLAAGELDGVVLCLHGALASEASDCADSDLVAAARAVVGHSCPIVVTLDLHANVTASMIEGCDAVVGFKTYPHIDQSKTGAQAARIMKAILNDPEIVETVAAKRPMLVPAESQSTTDGPLVEAVRLAEQAISDSILDVSIFPVQPWLDVEELGLAVTVTHLGDREAAMSIAEEIATNIWGRRHQFAVELVPVEEAIARASRSFEMAHGLTLLVHSSDSPTAGAAADSPLLLRSVLKSASTPPCLLTLVDPDVARMCQSLAPNDLLETVVGASLETRWARPLSLEAVLLDRGSGSVRLNGAVMEGQDVSVGAWAVLQCGHHRVLVTEEPTPTFDPAGYESFGVSLDGIAAVEVRSANLFRSGWHGRYANAIFLDLPGASTPRLETLEFHRAPAVFPLVDAVLEA
- a CDS encoding SMP-30/gluconolactonase/LRE family protein, which translates into the protein MRASLGEGPFWDSSTENIHWIDLAEGRILRTDPLTAKTNVVSVGKQIGAVWPMESGDRVVAHETGIGVLHGEGPVVDIPPVLASDERCNDARPDACGRLWFGTTAKVPTPGRGCLYRLDTDWSLTRVLDGLGLPNGLGWSPDGYEFYLVDSLDRTIRAYSFDPEGGDLSKCRVLVRFSEEEGLPDGCAVDRAGHLWVAMWGGGTILELDADGKIVQRVNLPVMYPTSCAIGGQDGDTMYITSAQVTSNPSPHDLDGRLLSVEMSSPAGKIVTPRFGGRPRPVGDGIDRRRPKGSAPTR
- a CDS encoding enolase C-terminal domain-like protein, which produces MKIVSIKATPITVPLVKPVRWSFGVETTTTRVIVELMTDEGLVGIGETRGGDEVVNALKLHEDLVLGVDPFDVWKIARRFGIFRMTSEQLALVGAAKLAGAAVEMACWDLMGKALGKSCSDLWGGAQKPSVEFAAYAFYRYDSPNHVGAGDRAEGIVDHAEELVETHGFRDVKLKNGVLHPDEELKSVEMTRERLAGRMRYLRLDPNGVWSVETSIRFLNAIEGHDIEFCEDPTWGLQGMSLVRDRVRVPLATNMALVNFEQFPIAAQVRGVDIVLGDVHFWGGPLAVLQLAKCCETFNMGMSMHSDRELGISTAAILHLAAAEPGISHSIDSHLPEQSDDVIAEPFVFEEGRLTVPTGPGLGVELDPDKLQRYAEHHRKVGEASEFSDPGDPSFIPRLPKF